From one Rhodamnia argentea isolate NSW1041297 chromosome 1, ASM2092103v1, whole genome shotgun sequence genomic stretch:
- the LOC125313715 gene encoding probable protein phosphatase 2C 35 isoform X2 has translation MGCAHGKCCGHRPRSSDSDSREFQEVSQFSVHGKHILTERSIEFVPVPSRNFRLEYSVLTQRGYYPDSPDKENEDSFCIRTQVQGNPNLHFFGVFDGHGLFGAQCSNFVRDRLVDILANDPRLLDDPVNAYSSAFVRTNHELHDSEIDDTMSGTTAITVLVVGDKLLVANVGDSRAVIALKVGDRVLAENLSSDQTPFRRDEYERVKLCGATVLSLDQLVGLEDPDIQTWGDEESGGSDPPRLWVQNGTYPGTAFTRSIGDSTAEGIGVIADPEVCTVQLTPDHLFFVVASDGVFEFLSSQAVVDMVASYPDPRDACAAIAGESYKQWLAHENRTDDITIIIVHVKDLRNVPMLQGQHP, from the exons ATGGGCTGTGCGCATGGGAAGTGTTGTGGGCACCGCCCACGATCTTCGGACTCTGATTCTCGGGAGTTTCAAGAGGTGAGTCAATTCAGTGTCCATGGAAAGCACATACTCACCGAGAGGTCCATAGAGTTTGTGCCTGTTCCTTCACGCAACTTTCGTTTGGAGTACTCTGTTCTGACGCAGCGTGGTTACTACCCCGATTCGCCTGACAAGGAAAACGAAGATAGCTTTTGCATTCGGACCCAAGTTCAGGGTAACCCAAATCTCCATTTCTTTGGTGTGTTTGATGGGCATGGTCTATTTGGTGCCCAGTGTTCCAATTTCGTTAGGGACAGATTGGTGGATATCTTAGCAAATGACCCTAGACTATTGGACGATCCTGTTAACGCCTACAGTTCGGCGTTTGTAAGGACAAATCACGAGTTGCATGATAGCGAGATAGACGACACGATGAGTGGTACTACCGCTATTACAGTTCTTGTTGTTGGGGATAAGCTTCTTGTTGCAAATGTGGGTGATTCAAGGGCAGTTATCGCGCTTAAAGTTGGCGACAGAGTTTTAGCTGAGAATTTGTCCTCTGATCAAACCCCGTTTAGGCGAGACGAGTATGAGAGAGTGAAGCTTTGTGGAGCCACGGTTCTGAGCCTAGATCAATTGGTTGGGCTAGAGGATCCTGATATACAGACATGGGGTGATGAAGAGAGTGGAGGCAGTGATCCTCCGAGGCTGTGGGTTCAGAATGGAACGTATCCGGGCACCGCCTTCACGAGGAGTATAGGAGATAGTACAGCTGAGGGAATTGGTGTGATTGCCGATCCTGAAGTGTGCACGGTTCAGCTCACACCTGATCATTTGTTCTTTGTTGTTGCAAGTGATGGAGTTTTCGAGTTTCTCTCTAGCCAAGCCGTTGTCGATATG GTAGCAAGTTATCCTGATCCTAGAGATGCATGCGCTGCCATTGCTGGAGAATCATATAAACAATGGTTGGCTCATGAAAACCGAACGGATGATATAACAATCATTATTGTACATGTTAAAGACTTGCGTAAT GTGCCAATGCTGCAAGGACAGCATCCTTAA
- the LOC125313715 gene encoding probable protein phosphatase 2C 35 isoform X1 has translation MGCAHGKCCGHRPRSSDSDSREFQEVSQFSVHGKHILTERSIEFVPVPSRNFRLEYSVLTQRGYYPDSPDKENEDSFCIRTQVQGNPNLHFFGVFDGHGLFGAQCSNFVRDRLVDILANDPRLLDDPVNAYSSAFVRTNHELHDSEIDDTMSGTTAITVLVVGDKLLVANVGDSRAVIALKVGDRVLAENLSSDQTPFRRDEYERVKLCGATVLSLDQLVGLEDPDIQTWGDEESGGSDPPRLWVQNGTYPGTAFTRSIGDSTAEGIGVIADPEVCTVQLTPDHLFFVVASDGVFEFLSSQAVVDMVASYPDPRDACAAIAGESYKQWLAHENRTDDITIIIVHVKDLRNAGANAARTASLRMGGGSSNSSFTTASEMYRSMRSEISVFETYQRTISNDRSHAIVVPSPLRSPQS, from the exons ATGGGCTGTGCGCATGGGAAGTGTTGTGGGCACCGCCCACGATCTTCGGACTCTGATTCTCGGGAGTTTCAAGAGGTGAGTCAATTCAGTGTCCATGGAAAGCACATACTCACCGAGAGGTCCATAGAGTTTGTGCCTGTTCCTTCACGCAACTTTCGTTTGGAGTACTCTGTTCTGACGCAGCGTGGTTACTACCCCGATTCGCCTGACAAGGAAAACGAAGATAGCTTTTGCATTCGGACCCAAGTTCAGGGTAACCCAAATCTCCATTTCTTTGGTGTGTTTGATGGGCATGGTCTATTTGGTGCCCAGTGTTCCAATTTCGTTAGGGACAGATTGGTGGATATCTTAGCAAATGACCCTAGACTATTGGACGATCCTGTTAACGCCTACAGTTCGGCGTTTGTAAGGACAAATCACGAGTTGCATGATAGCGAGATAGACGACACGATGAGTGGTACTACCGCTATTACAGTTCTTGTTGTTGGGGATAAGCTTCTTGTTGCAAATGTGGGTGATTCAAGGGCAGTTATCGCGCTTAAAGTTGGCGACAGAGTTTTAGCTGAGAATTTGTCCTCTGATCAAACCCCGTTTAGGCGAGACGAGTATGAGAGAGTGAAGCTTTGTGGAGCCACGGTTCTGAGCCTAGATCAATTGGTTGGGCTAGAGGATCCTGATATACAGACATGGGGTGATGAAGAGAGTGGAGGCAGTGATCCTCCGAGGCTGTGGGTTCAGAATGGAACGTATCCGGGCACCGCCTTCACGAGGAGTATAGGAGATAGTACAGCTGAGGGAATTGGTGTGATTGCCGATCCTGAAGTGTGCACGGTTCAGCTCACACCTGATCATTTGTTCTTTGTTGTTGCAAGTGATGGAGTTTTCGAGTTTCTCTCTAGCCAAGCCGTTGTCGATATG GTAGCAAGTTATCCTGATCCTAGAGATGCATGCGCTGCCATTGCTGGAGAATCATATAAACAATGGTTGGCTCATGAAAACCGAACGGATGATATAACAATCATTATTGTACATGTTAAAGACTTGCGTAAT GCAGGTGCCAATGCTGCAAGGACAGCATCCTTAAGAATGGGAGGAGGAAGCTCCAACTCATCCTTTACGACTGCATCAGAAATGTATAGATCGATGAGGAGtgagatttctgtttttgaGACTTACCAGCGCACCATTTCTAACGACCGAAGTCATGCGATTGTTGTTCCATCTCCGTTACGATCACCTCAGTCG TAG